Proteins co-encoded in one Ignavibacteria bacterium genomic window:
- the asd gene encoding aspartate-semialdehyde dehydrogenase, whose translation MVKKDKINVGVLGATGSVGQKFIQLLENHPYFNLVEVAASDRSAGKKYKDAVNWILPSPIPEGVADLEVKKCEPGLESRLLFSALDSSVAGHIESDLAQKGYIVVSNSKNHRMDPDVPLLIPEVNPGHLELIKCQKYGEGAIVTNPNCSTIGMVIALKPLVDNFGLEAVNVVTMQALSGAGYPGVSSLDILDNVVPFISGEEAKLESEPLKILGSLQDSSVKDLDIKISAQTNRVAVLDGHMETVQVNLKKKASAEEIIECWKAFHSEPQELDLPLAPINPIYYFTEDKYPQPRLHRNIDKAMAVSIGRLRKCSLFDYKFVVLSHNTVRGAAGGAILCAELMKARGYLK comes from the coding sequence TTGGTAAAAAAAGATAAAATTAACGTTGGTGTTCTTGGCGCTACGGGCAGCGTGGGACAAAAATTCATTCAGCTGCTGGAAAATCATCCTTATTTTAACCTTGTGGAAGTTGCCGCTTCCGACCGCTCGGCGGGAAAAAAATACAAGGACGCGGTAAACTGGATACTTCCAAGCCCGATACCTGAGGGCGTTGCGGATCTGGAGGTAAAAAAGTGTGAACCCGGTCTGGAAAGCCGCCTTCTTTTCTCGGCTCTTGACTCTTCGGTTGCCGGGCACATAGAAAGCGATTTAGCCCAAAAGGGCTACATTGTAGTTTCCAATTCAAAGAATCACCGCATGGACCCTGACGTTCCGCTCCTCATACCGGAAGTCAACCCGGGCCACCTGGAACTCATAAAGTGCCAGAAGTACGGCGAGGGTGCAATTGTAACAAACCCCAACTGCTCCACTATCGGTATGGTTATTGCATTAAAACCCCTTGTGGATAATTTCGGGCTTGAGGCTGTAAATGTTGTTACTATGCAGGCACTTTCGGGAGCAGGCTACCCCGGCGTATCCAGCCTGGACATACTGGACAATGTAGTTCCCTTCATCAGCGGTGAGGAGGCAAAACTGGAGTCGGAGCCGCTAAAAATCCTGGGAAGCCTGCAGGACAGCTCGGTTAAGGACCTGGATATAAAAATTAGCGCGCAGACAAACCGCGTTGCCGTTCTTGACGGGCATATGGAAACAGTACAGGTAAACCTGAAGAAGAAAGCTTCAGCCGAAGAAATTATTGAATGCTGGAAAGCCTTCCATAGCGAACCCCAGGAATTAGATCTCCCGCTGGCGCCCATAAACCCGATCTATTATTTTACAGAGGACAAATACCCGCAGCCGCGCCTGCACAGAAATATAGACAAGGCAATGGCAGTTTCCATCGGACGCCTCAGAAAATGCAGCCTCTTCGATTATAAGTTTGTCGTTCTTTCGCACAATACCGTGCGCGGTGCTGCCGGAGGCGCAATACTCTGCGCAGAACTGATGAAGGCAAGAGGATACCTGAAATAG